Proteins found in one Methanomassiliicoccus sp. genomic segment:
- a CDS encoding ribbon-helix-helix protein, CopG family has protein sequence MPRKSVNQEESKIVNLRMQPALVAEIDELVARKGFMSRSDFILTAVRYYMDRVTYREEYLQNMQERGMIKKIPPPPEEEEP, from the coding sequence ATGCCAAGGAAATCTGTCAACCAGGAAGAGTCCAAGATCGTTAATCTTCGGATGCAACCAGCCCTGGTGGCGGAGATCGATGAGTTGGTGGCGAGAAAAGGTTTCATGTCCCGTTCTGATTTCATCCTGACCGCTGTAAGATACTACATGGATAGGGTGACGTACCGTGAAGAGTACCTGCAGAACATGCAGGAAAGGGGCATGATCAAGAAAATACCTCCACCCCCAGAGGAAGAGGAGCCTTAA